TGGCCTTTGTGTTAAAAAAACTAAAACTAGAAAAAAATCTATAGAAGAAGTAGCATAAGCTTATGCCTCCTAAATTAAAGAAACCCTACAGCTAAATGATGAGTCTTAAGATTTTAAAAAGTATATGATTTATGAATAATGATCTCCTCTCTAATGATTATAAAGACCTGCTCAAAACCCTAAAAGAGAAGGTTGCTACAAGTCGTTACAGAGCAGCACTCAGCGTTAATTCTGAAATGATCAATCTTTATCATTATATAGGCAGCGAAATTATTAGTGGCCAAAAGAAGTACGGTTGGGGGGCTAAAGTTATTGATCGATTAAGTAAAGATCTTCGAAGAGAATTCCCTGATATGAAGGGGTTTAGTCCCACAAACCTTAAGTATATGAAGCTATTTTCTGAAAGTTTTTCTAAGGATGAGATTAGTCAGCAGGCTGCTGACCAATTGCCATGGTTTCATATAATAACTATTTTGGTTGAGGTGAAAAACCCCCTTGAACGTAGATTTTACATTCAAAAAGCCAGAGAACATGGGTGGTCACGTAATGTATTATCTATGCAGATTGAAACTAACCTTTTTAAACGTGAGGGAAAAGCGATTACCAATTTTAATGAGAAACTTCCCTCTCCAAAATCTGAGCTTGCTCAATCCATTCTAAAGAATCCTTATTTGTTTGATTTTTTAAGTTTAGGGCAAGATGCACATGAAAGAGAAATTGAGAAGGGTTTAATTGACCATATTGAGAAATTTCTTCTGGAGCTTGGTGAAGGTTTTGCATTTTTGGGAAGGCAGTATCATCTTCAAATTGAAGAGCAGGATTTTTATATAGATTTGCTTTTTTATCACAT
The sequence above is drawn from the Candidatus Nucleicultrix amoebiphila FS5 genome and encodes:
- a CDS encoding PDDEXK nuclease domain-containing protein — encoded protein: MNNDLLSNDYKDLLKTLKEKVATSRYRAALSVNSEMINLYHYIGSEIISGQKKYGWGAKVIDRLSKDLRREFPDMKGFSPTNLKYMKLFSESFSKDEISQQAADQLPWFHIITILVEVKNPLERRFYIQKAREHGWSRNVLSMQIETNLFKREGKAITNFNEKLPSPKSELAQSILKNPYLFDFLSLGQDAHEREIEKGLIDHIEKFLLELGEGFAFLGRQYHLQIEEQDFYIDLLFYHIRLRSFVVIELKSGKFKPEYAGKMNFYLSAVDDLLRQPGDNPSIGLVLCRSKVGVVAEYALRDMTKPIGLAEYRLTESLPENLKTVLPTIEELENELAKEFVDP